A region of Pseudomonas sp. Marseille-Q3773 DNA encodes the following proteins:
- a CDS encoding DMT family transporter, with the protein MNQHLPTPSATPTRRPWQRTLPLPLLEAALLLTWSSGFIGARFSIDHAPALLVVFWRCLVVSLLLFPFVCRALRHTPFAVLLSHAGIGLLAMAGYLTGVTQGIALGVPAGLAALCADLLPLGMALLAALVLGERLPLQVWAGLVVGLLGVLWVTHDALILGTAPVWAYGLPVAGMCSLAVATLWQKRSKVQAMGLLPNLWLQCFVSSFAFAAIEGSQRSLAPVASAGFALSVSWTAVLSTLGGYGLYWVCLRRSSATRVASVLYLSPPITLLWAWAMFDEPLSWPMAAGMALSAVGICLVVRAEARQARRDERKPNHPAPR; encoded by the coding sequence ATGAACCAGCACCTGCCGACCCCGTCCGCCACGCCAACCCGTCGCCCCTGGCAGCGAACCTTGCCGCTGCCCTTGCTTGAAGCCGCGCTGTTGCTGACCTGGAGTTCCGGGTTTATCGGTGCACGCTTTTCCATCGATCATGCCCCCGCCCTGCTGGTGGTGTTCTGGCGCTGCCTGGTGGTGAGCCTGCTGTTGTTCCCGTTCGTCTGTCGCGCCCTGCGCCATACGCCTTTTGCCGTGCTGCTGAGCCACGCGGGCATCGGCCTGCTGGCCATGGCTGGCTACCTCACCGGCGTGACGCAGGGCATTGCCCTGGGTGTGCCCGCCGGCCTTGCCGCGTTATGCGCCGACCTGTTGCCGCTGGGCATGGCGCTGCTCGCAGCGCTGGTACTGGGCGAGCGCCTGCCGCTGCAGGTGTGGGCCGGCCTGGTCGTCGGGCTGCTGGGGGTGCTGTGGGTGACCCACGATGCGCTGATACTGGGCACGGCACCGGTGTGGGCCTATGGCCTGCCCGTGGCCGGCATGTGCTCGCTGGCAGTCGCCACGTTGTGGCAGAAACGCAGCAAGGTGCAGGCCATGGGCCTGTTGCCCAACCTCTGGCTGCAGTGTTTCGTCTCCAGTTTCGCCTTCGCCGCCATCGAAGGCAGCCAACGTAGCCTGGCACCGGTTGCCAGCGCAGGCTTTGCCCTGAGCGTGTCGTGGACCGCAGTCCTGTCGACGCTGGGCGGCTATGGGTTGTACTGGGTCTGCCTGCGCAGGTCCTCGGCCACCCGCGTCGCCAGCGTGCTGTACCTCAGCCCACCGATCACCCTGCTCTGGGCCTGGGCGATGTTCGATGAGCCATTGTCCTGGCCGATGGCAGCGGGGATGGCGCTATCGGCGGTCGGCATCTGCCTGGTGGTACGCGCCGAGGCCCGGCAAGCCAGACGCGATGAGCGCAAGCCCAACCACCCTGCGCCTCGCTGA